The Rhodanobacteraceae bacterium genome window below encodes:
- the rimK gene encoding 30S ribosomal protein S6--L-glutamate ligase, with translation MRLGILSRNRKLYSTRRLVEAAQQRGHTVQVVDPLRCYMRISPGLAEIHYKGKVLEGFDAIIPRIGASITFYGTAVVRQFETMGVYTVNSADGIGRARDKLRSMQLLSQQGIGLPTTVCAHSPDDTDDLVAMLGDPPHVLKLVEGTQGQGVVLAENLAASISLAEAFRGVKAHFLMQEFVREAKGSDLRAFVVGGKVVATMMRQAREGEFRSNLHRGGSALRVKLTREERATAIRAAATMGLGIAGVDLLRSDRGPLVLEVNSSPGLEGIEGASGIDVAGVVIDYIERSVRRRSR, from the coding sequence GTGAGATTGGGAATCCTGTCGCGAAACCGCAAGCTGTATTCGACCCGCAGGCTGGTTGAAGCCGCGCAGCAACGCGGCCACACGGTGCAGGTGGTCGATCCCTTGCGTTGCTACATGCGCATCAGCCCGGGGCTGGCCGAGATTCACTACAAGGGCAAGGTGCTGGAGGGCTTCGACGCCATCATTCCCCGCATCGGCGCTTCGATCACCTTCTACGGCACGGCCGTGGTGCGCCAGTTCGAAACCATGGGCGTGTACACCGTCAACAGTGCCGATGGTATCGGTCGCGCCCGCGACAAGCTGCGCTCGATGCAGTTGCTGTCACAGCAGGGCATCGGTCTGCCGACCACCGTCTGCGCCCACAGCCCCGATGACACCGACGATCTGGTGGCCATGCTCGGCGATCCGCCGCATGTGCTGAAGCTGGTCGAGGGCACGCAGGGGCAGGGTGTGGTCCTGGCCGAGAATCTGGCTGCGTCGATCAGCCTGGCCGAGGCCTTCAGAGGGGTCAAGGCGCACTTCCTGATGCAGGAATTCGTGCGCGAGGCCAAGGGCTCGGATCTGCGTGCCTTCGTCGTCGGCGGCAAGGTGGTGGCGACGATGATGCGCCAGGCCCGCGAAGGCGAGTTCCGCTCCAATCTGCATCGTGGCGGCAGCGCGCTTCGGGTCAAGCTCACCCGCGAAGAGCGAGCCACCGCAATCCGTGCCGCCGCGACCATGGGCCTGGGCATTGCCGGTGTCGATCTGCTGCGCTCGGACCGCGGTCCGCTGGTGCTGGAAGTCAATTCCTCGCCCGGTCTGGAGGGCATCGAGGGCGCATCGGGCATCGATGTGGCCGGTGTGGTCATCGACTACATCGAGCGCTCGGTGCGTCGCCGCAGTCGATGA
- a CDS encoding pseudouridylate synthase produces MSEIESIEILARADHWLAVNKPAGLSVYESTYTGPREATLLGLLRRQLGVDRIHAIHRLDHATSGVLLLSLDARTAAELSAQFQSRAVIKTYIAVVRGEPAEQFQVDHPLSGASGRGQGKPALTDFRTLGRLRLAIPLARHPEARYALVEALPETGRYHQIRRHLKHAAHPIVGDVKYGKGEHNRLFRQHYGVHRLLLHARRLQFADPQDGSMVTVEAPFDGAFARALALFGETAV; encoded by the coding sequence ATGAGCGAGATTGAGTCGATCGAGATCCTCGCACGCGCCGATCACTGGCTGGCGGTGAACAAGCCGGCTGGCCTGAGCGTTTACGAATCCACCTACACCGGCCCGCGCGAAGCCACGCTGCTGGGGCTGCTGCGGCGCCAGCTGGGTGTCGATCGCATTCACGCGATCCATCGACTGGATCACGCCACCAGTGGCGTGCTGCTGCTGTCGCTGGATGCGCGCACGGCGGCGGAGCTGTCGGCGCAGTTCCAGTCGCGGGCGGTGATCAAGACCTACATCGCCGTGGTCCGTGGCGAGCCAGCCGAGCAGTTTCAGGTCGACCACCCTCTGTCCGGTGCCTCCGGGCGTGGTCAGGGCAAGCCGGCATTGACCGACTTCCGCACCCTCGGACGTCTGCGCCTGGCGATTCCGCTGGCACGCCATCCCGAGGCCCGTTACGCCCTGGTCGAGGCGCTGCCGGAAACTGGTCGCTACCACCAGATCCGGCGCCATCTGAAGCACGCCGCCCATCCCATCGTCGGCGATGTCAAATACGGCAAGGGCGAGCACAACCGCCTGTTCCGGCAGCACTATGGCGTGCATCGTTTGCTGTTGCACGCACGTCGACTGCAGTTTGCCGATCCCCAGGACGGCAGCATGGTGACGGTGGAAGCGCCCTTCGACGGCGCGTTTGCGCGCGCCCTGGCGCTGTTTGGCGAGACTGCGGTGTAG
- a CDS encoding isoaspartyl peptidase/L-asparaginase: MRAWLALCLFCSGAFAAEQPMALAIHGGAGTIDRGSMTDEQEAEIRADLEAALDAGYAVLEQGGESLDAVVAVITRLEDSPHFNAGKGAVFTDAGTNELDASIMDGATMNAGAVAGLTTVKNPILLARAVMERSVHVMMVGAGAETFATEVGMERVKPEYFRTEARWQQYLKAKAEAAGKPVAAVPAWHYIGTVGAVALDRKGHLAAGTSTGGMTLKRYGRVGDAPIIGAGTWADEGCAVSATGWGEYFIRLNVAHDICARVRYGKASLAEAADTVILQQVPKLGGNGGVIVLDRQGKVRMPFNTSGMYRAAIDGEGKRVVAIYREP; the protein is encoded by the coding sequence ATGCGCGCATGGCTGGCACTGTGTCTGTTCTGTTCCGGTGCCTTCGCGGCGGAGCAACCGATGGCTCTGGCCATCCATGGCGGCGCCGGCACCATCGACCGCGGTTCGATGACCGACGAACAGGAGGCCGAAATTCGTGCTGACCTGGAAGCGGCGCTGGACGCCGGCTATGCGGTACTGGAGCAGGGCGGGGAATCCCTGGATGCGGTCGTCGCCGTGATCACGCGGCTGGAAGACTCACCGCATTTCAATGCCGGCAAGGGCGCGGTCTTCACTGATGCCGGAACCAATGAGCTGGATGCCTCGATCATGGACGGCGCCACGATGAATGCCGGTGCCGTGGCCGGGCTGACCACGGTGAAGAACCCGATCCTGCTGGCGCGCGCCGTCATGGAACGCTCGGTGCACGTGATGATGGTGGGTGCCGGGGCCGAAACCTTCGCCACAGAAGTGGGCATGGAGCGTGTCAAGCCGGAGTACTTCCGCACCGAGGCGCGCTGGCAGCAGTATCTGAAGGCCAAGGCAGAGGCCGCCGGCAAGCCCGTGGCGGCCGTGCCGGCCTGGCATTACATCGGCACGGTCGGTGCGGTGGCGCTGGATCGCAAGGGCCATCTGGCGGCTGGAACCTCGACCGGCGGCATGACCCTGAAGCGCTACGGCCGGGTCGGCGATGCCCCGATCATTGGCGCCGGCACCTGGGCCGACGAGGGCTGTGCAGTATCGGCCACCGGCTGGGGCGAGTACTTCATCCGCCTCAATGTGGCCCACGACATCTGCGCCCGCGTGCGCTATGGCAAGGCCAGCCTGGCCGAGGCCGCCGATACCGTGATCCTGCAGCAGGTGCCCAAACTTGGCGGCAACGGCGGCGTCATCGTTCTCGACCGCCAGGGCAAGGTGCGCATGCCCTTCAACACCAGCGGCATGTACCGCGCGGCCATTGATGGTGAAGGCAAGCGCGTGGTGGCGATCTACCGCGAGCCGTAG
- a CDS encoding class D beta-lactamase, whose translation MRRAVSVAFALVVLLLPMTAPAAMLASQFGRRYGALEIYDAQSKLSFRVNTPRLSERLPPCSTYLLPHLAIALGTGVIKDTDSLIAFDPAKHPESSFWPQSWQRDQTFDTALKNSVQWYAQEVSARLGTARLEQNLKRLKYGNADISGGLDKFWMSSSLRITSFEQIDFLKAFRDGKLGFNPRVTKALQDAMVIERTVDYTIYGKYGSCPMDDGTYVGWLVGYLERPGKVWYFALNLDGQSLADFAVVRLGIVRGSMQELGFIPAPPPVEPPPADPAVTPLAEPATSGVAPASEYP comes from the coding sequence ATGCGTCGCGCCGTTTCTGTTGCCTTTGCCCTGGTGGTCCTGTTGTTGCCGATGACCGCGCCTGCGGCCATGCTCGCCAGCCAGTTTGGCCGCCGCTACGGCGCGCTCGAGATCTACGATGCCCAGAGCAAACTTTCGTTTCGGGTGAACACACCGCGATTGTCCGAGCGTCTGCCGCCCTGTTCTACCTACCTGCTGCCGCATCTGGCCATCGCTCTGGGCACGGGCGTGATCAAGGACACCGACAGCCTGATCGCCTTTGACCCGGCCAAGCATCCGGAATCGAGTTTCTGGCCGCAGTCCTGGCAGCGTGACCAGACCTTCGATACGGCCTTGAAGAACTCGGTGCAGTGGTATGCGCAGGAAGTGTCTGCGCGTCTGGGGACTGCCCGGCTGGAGCAGAACCTGAAGCGGCTCAAGTACGGCAATGCCGATATCAGTGGCGGCCTCGACAAGTTCTGGATGTCGAGCAGCCTGCGCATCACCTCCTTCGAACAGATCGATTTCCTGAAAGCCTTCCGCGACGGCAAGCTCGGCTTCAATCCGCGCGTCACCAAGGCTTTGCAGGACGCGATGGTCATCGAGCGCACCGTGGACTACACCATCTACGGCAAGTACGGCTCCTGCCCGATGGACGATGGCACCTATGTGGGCTGGCTGGTCGGTTACCTGGAGCGCCCGGGCAAGGTCTGGTACTTCGCGCTTAATCTGGATGGTCAGTCACTGGCTGATTTCGCTGTCGTCCGGCTGGGCATCGTCCGCGGTTCGATGCAGGAGCTCGGATTCATCCCCGCCCCACCGCCAGTCGAGCCGCCGCCGGCGGATCCGGCGGTCACTCCGCTTGCCGAGCCCGCGACCTCCGGCGTGGCCCCGGCCTCGGAGTATCCCTGA
- a CDS encoding response regulator transcription factor codes for MRILVIEDNPDIASNIGDYLTDHGNVVDFAADGITGLHLAVVNDYEVIVLDLMLPGMDGLEVCRKLRQEARKHTPVLMLTARDALPQKLAGFETGADDYMVKPFALQELEARILVLVRRSKPQQARVLQVADLSYNLDTLVVVRQGKSIQLNPIALKILQCLMEASPSVVTRQELEMRVWGEELPDSDSLRVHIHTLRAAIDKPFDKPLIQTRHGIGYRLVDPEAAS; via the coding sequence ATGCGCATACTCGTCATCGAAGACAATCCGGACATCGCCAGCAACATCGGCGACTACCTGACCGATCACGGCAATGTGGTCGATTTTGCCGCAGACGGTATCACCGGCCTGCACCTGGCCGTGGTCAATGACTACGAAGTCATCGTCCTCGATCTGATGCTGCCCGGCATGGATGGCCTGGAGGTCTGCCGCAAGCTGCGCCAGGAAGCGCGCAAGCACACGCCGGTGCTGATGCTGACCGCGCGCGACGCGCTGCCGCAGAAGCTGGCGGGCTTCGAGACCGGTGCTGACGACTACATGGTCAAGCCCTTTGCGCTGCAGGAACTGGAAGCCCGGATCCTGGTGCTGGTCCGCCGCAGCAAGCCGCAGCAGGCACGCGTGTTGCAAGTGGCCGATCTCAGCTACAACCTCGACACCCTGGTGGTGGTGCGACAGGGCAAGAGCATCCAGCTCAACCCGATCGCGCTGAAGATTCTGCAATGCCTGATGGAGGCCAGTCCCTCGGTCGTTACCCGGCAAGAGCTGGAGATGCGCGTGTGGGGCGAGGAACTGCCCGACAGCGATTCCTTGCGCGTGCACATTCACACCCTGCGCGCAGCCATCGACAAGCCCTTCGACAAACCGTTGATCCAGACCCGTCACGGCATTGGCTATCGCCTCGTCGACCCCGAAGCGGCATCGTAA
- a CDS encoding HAMP domain-containing histidine kinase — MIISFALFGTALTALFAASAIFLRGYLEEGLIGDTLERELKAYSEAWYREQATGKPELFRFSKIDGRTVGPNRFNLQPFEWQRLPNGVHRVTEQRSTGQVTYKLAVRKDPNVWFFLTYDITEEERGRTLLIGLLIATVAFFSILALAIGFWSSSRVMAPVADLARRLEAISRRGRHEPLAPHFADDEVGQLASALDDYAGQLTALVERDREFNSDVSHELRTPLAVIQTTTELVMGSPELSPKMRERLARIERASKQSTELIAALLLLSRSERQGPQDGESCDVAKVAAEVIESHRPQIGGRPIELTLEISAHPEVAAPDSVIAVVLNNLVGNAVKYTKEGEIRVVVSREGVIVEDSGAGITAQEAETLFDRHVRGSSAGSTSGAGLGLAIVKRLCALYGWTAELEPRPEGGARASLRFS, encoded by the coding sequence ATCATCATCTCGTTTGCGCTGTTCGGAACAGCGCTGACGGCGCTGTTTGCGGCTTCGGCGATCTTTCTGCGCGGGTATCTGGAAGAGGGGCTGATCGGTGACACGCTGGAGCGAGAGCTGAAGGCCTACTCGGAGGCGTGGTATCGAGAACAGGCGACCGGCAAACCCGAGCTGTTCCGGTTCTCCAAGATCGATGGCAGAACCGTAGGCCCGAATCGTTTCAACCTGCAGCCATTTGAGTGGCAACGATTGCCAAACGGTGTTCATCGGGTCACGGAACAGCGGTCAACCGGACAGGTGACGTACAAACTCGCGGTTCGGAAGGATCCGAATGTCTGGTTCTTTCTGACCTATGACATCACCGAAGAGGAGCGTGGACGGACTCTCCTGATCGGCTTGTTGATCGCAACCGTGGCCTTCTTCTCGATTCTGGCCTTGGCCATCGGCTTCTGGTCGTCCTCGCGGGTGATGGCGCCGGTGGCGGATCTGGCCAGACGCCTGGAAGCCATCAGCCGCCGTGGCCGCCATGAACCCCTGGCCCCACATTTCGCCGACGACGAGGTCGGTCAGCTGGCGAGCGCGCTGGACGACTACGCCGGCCAGCTCACGGCCCTGGTCGAGCGCGATCGGGAGTTCAACTCCGATGTCAGCCACGAGCTGCGCACGCCGCTGGCGGTGATCCAGACCACCACCGAACTGGTCATGGGCAGCCCCGAGCTGTCGCCGAAGATGCGCGAGCGGCTGGCACGTATCGAGCGCGCTTCCAAGCAGTCGACCGAGCTGATCGCCGCGCTGCTGCTGCTGTCGCGCAGCGAGCGCCAGGGCCCGCAGGATGGTGAGAGCTGCGATGTGGCCAAGGTGGCGGCGGAAGTGATCGAATCACACCGCCCGCAGATCGGCGGTCGCCCCATCGAACTTACCCTGGAGATCAGCGCCCACCCCGAGGTGGCGGCCCCCGATTCGGTGATTGCGGTGGTCTTGAACAACCTCGTCGGCAACGCCGTGAAGTACACCAAGGAAGGCGAGATCCGTGTCGTCGTCAGTCGCGAGGGCGTTATCGTCGAAGACAGCGGCGCCGGTATCACCGCACAGGAAGCCGAAACCCTGTTCGATCGCCACGTCCGCGGCAGCAGCGCCGGCAGCACCAGCGGCGCCGGCCTGGGACTGGCCATCGTCAAGCGCCTGTGCGCGCTCTACGGCTGGACTGCCGAACTGGAACCCCGCCCCGAAGGCGGCGCCCGCGCCTCGCTGCGCTTCAGCTGA
- a CDS encoding M48 family metallopeptidase yields the protein MGSRVANTRRTIWLLDGRQIQSDDNDAIDAMFASRAGFEALVHLLENNWRIALASVAASLFAAVMLIWYGLPWAADQAAFAVPMSWEREAGRQTLTSLGGLGFSKSRLPESRQEELRAQFERFVADLPEARDYRLEFRDWIGPNAFALPGGTVVFTDQIIELFDNDDEFLAVLAHEVGHLEHRHVLRTVMRGASVAVLTAVMFGDVGSASSVIIAVPTTLVYSAYSREFERDADAYAFAELKRRGKSPRAFAEALRKLDAATSEGDGADEPDRSGWSYLSSHPDTAERIKAAERAL from the coding sequence GTGGGCTCGCGCGTGGCCAACACCCGCCGCACCATCTGGCTGCTTGATGGCCGCCAGATCCAGAGCGATGACAACGACGCCATCGATGCCATGTTTGCCAGTCGCGCCGGCTTCGAGGCGCTGGTCCACCTGCTGGAAAACAATTGGCGCATCGCCCTGGCCAGCGTCGCGGCATCGCTGTTCGCCGCGGTCATGCTGATTTGGTATGGCCTGCCCTGGGCCGCCGATCAGGCCGCCTTTGCGGTGCCGATGAGCTGGGAACGCGAGGCCGGCCGGCAAACCCTGACCTCGCTCGGCGGCCTGGGTTTCTCGAAGTCCAGGCTCCCGGAATCGAGGCAGGAGGAATTGCGCGCCCAGTTCGAGCGCTTTGTCGCCGATCTGCCCGAGGCCCGCGACTACCGGCTGGAGTTCCGCGACTGGATCGGTCCCAACGCCTTCGCCCTGCCCGGCGGCACCGTGGTGTTCACCGACCAGATCATCGAACTGTTCGACAACGACGACGAGTTCCTGGCGGTGCTGGCACATGAAGTCGGCCATCTGGAACACCGCCACGTGCTGCGCACGGTCATGCGTGGTGCCTCGGTAGCAGTGCTGACGGCGGTGATGTTCGGCGATGTCGGCAGCGCCAGCTCGGTCATCATCGCGGTGCCGACCACACTGGTCTACAGCGCCTATTCACGCGAGTTCGAGCGCGATGCCGACGCCTATGCCTTCGCCGAGCTGAAGCGCCGCGGCAAGAGCCCCAGAGCCTTCGCCGAAGCCCTGCGCAAGCTGGATGCAGCCACCAGCGAAGGCGACGGCGCCGATGAGCCCGACAGGTCCGGCTGGTCTTATTTGTCCTCGCACCCGGACACGGCCGAGCGCATCAAGGCCGCGGAGCGGGCACTGTAG
- a CDS encoding DUF898 domain-containing protein — protein MSIPFDRPEQALPNDAAYYSEDARALPFRFTGRSDEYFRIWIVNLALTILTLGVYSAWAKVRSERYFYGNTSVGGTPFEYLADPVAILKGRGLAALLLLAYVGSAQISPFLNLGLTFLLMFLFPWMLTRSLAFRARYSAWRSIRFGFDGSYGQAFKYYILFPFASVFSLYLAFPLVARLQTEWLASQHRYGGTRLRFHSEASQFYAIYLLAFVGMIGAVVAMVLLSGVLGSIFGNPGGQRGDFVLVAYLTLGTVYLMMFAVGVYVRAATANLMFNGIEVGDCRFQSSISGWDMAWIFLTNTLAIICSLGLLYPWARIRVAKYRADHLQFLPSGDPDQFFADAASSAPAFGAEAADLFDLDISW, from the coding sequence ATGTCCATTCCCTTTGATAGGCCCGAGCAGGCGCTGCCCAACGACGCCGCCTACTACAGCGAGGATGCGCGCGCCCTGCCCTTCCGCTTCACAGGCCGCAGTGACGAATACTTCCGCATCTGGATCGTCAATCTGGCGCTGACCATCCTGACGCTGGGCGTGTACTCGGCCTGGGCCAAGGTGCGCAGCGAGCGTTACTTCTACGGCAACACCTCGGTGGGTGGCACGCCCTTCGAGTATCTGGCCGATCCGGTGGCCATCCTCAAGGGTCGTGGGCTCGCGGCCCTGCTGCTGTTGGCCTATGTGGGCTCGGCGCAGATTTCGCCCTTTCTGAATCTGGGCCTGACCTTCCTGTTGATGTTCCTGTTTCCCTGGATGCTGACGCGCTCACTGGCCTTCCGAGCGCGCTACTCGGCCTGGCGCAGCATCCGTTTCGGCTTTGATGGCAGCTACGGCCAGGCCTTCAAGTACTACATCCTGTTTCCGTTCGCGAGTGTGTTCTCGCTCTATCTGGCCTTCCCGCTGGTCGCCCGTCTGCAGACCGAATGGTTGGCCAGTCAGCATCGTTATGGTGGAACGCGGCTGCGATTCCACAGCGAGGCCTCGCAGTTCTATGCCATCTACCTGCTGGCCTTTGTGGGCATGATCGGCGCCGTGGTGGCAATGGTCTTGCTGTCCGGCGTCCTCGGCTCAATATTCGGCAATCCGGGTGGCCAACGCGGTGATTTCGTGCTCGTGGCCTATCTGACATTGGGGACCGTCTACCTGATGATGTTCGCCGTCGGGGTCTACGTGCGCGCCGCCACCGCCAACTTGATGTTCAACGGCATCGAAGTAGGCGATTGCCGCTTCCAGAGCAGCATCTCCGGCTGGGACATGGCCTGGATCTTCCTGACCAATACCCTGGCGATCATCTGCAGCCTGGGCTTGCTGTATCCATGGGCGCGGATCAGGGTGGCGAAGTACCGCGCCGATCACCTGCAGTTCCTGCCCAGTGGCGATCCGGATCAGTTCTTTGCCGATGCCGCCAGCAGTGCGCCGGCCTTTGGCGCTGAGGCAGCCGATCTGTTCGACCTGGACATCAGTTGGTGA
- a CDS encoding TonB family protein, protein MQILRAILIIAVALVSSRGIAANPSTERWLAYQLASVTVAADGSVQQATLPGSTLSPAMQEQVLRRVRAFEFEPATRDGVAGVTETTVWVKLALEPDQDQLLLKVIGGDITVGMDRLKAPRYPALQLRRMQGAEVELRVAYDAQGVVTDVSVTRAEPDLKAFKVAAIKAARQWQVRPERIDGVGVAGTVVVPVRFEVAGQNNDSGKINFPDGGSLQVSRELEQPDQLLSSTLRLRATEG, encoded by the coding sequence ATGCAGATCCTGCGCGCAATCCTGATTATCGCCGTGGCGCTGGTCTCCAGCCGGGGCATCGCCGCAAATCCGTCTACGGAACGCTGGCTGGCCTATCAACTGGCAAGCGTCACCGTGGCTGCCGACGGCAGCGTGCAACAGGCGACTCTGCCGGGTTCGACCCTGTCGCCGGCGATGCAGGAACAGGTGCTGCGCCGGGTGCGCGCTTTCGAGTTCGAGCCCGCCACCCGCGATGGCGTGGCCGGCGTCACCGAGACGACCGTGTGGGTCAAGCTGGCGCTGGAGCCTGATCAGGACCAGTTGCTGCTGAAGGTCATCGGTGGCGACATCACCGTCGGCATGGACCGGCTCAAGGCACCGCGCTATCCCGCCCTGCAACTACGCCGGATGCAAGGCGCAGAAGTCGAACTGCGCGTGGCCTACGATGCCCAGGGCGTAGTCACCGACGTCAGCGTGACCCGGGCCGAGCCAGATCTGAAGGCCTTCAAGGTGGCCGCCATCAAGGCCGCGCGCCAGTGGCAGGTGCGCCCCGAGCGCATCGATGGCGTGGGCGTGGCTGGCACCGTAGTGGTGCCCGTGCGTTTCGAGGTCGCTGGTCAGAACAACGATTCGGGCAAGATCAATTTCCCGGACGGCGGCAGCTTGCAGGTCTCGCGCGAGCTGGAGCAACCCGACCAGCTGCTGAGCTCGACCTTGCGCCTGCGCGCCACCGAAGGCTGA
- a CDS encoding YbjQ family protein: MKITTQDEFAEHQIVATLGMVTGNTIRSRHIGKDILAGLRTLVGGEITEYTKMMAEAREQALDRMKMHAKRLQADGIVCVRFTTSPIMAGAAELLAYGTAVKLAPRGSQPPPMKPAEPGQGARCFR; this comes from the coding sequence ATGAAGATCACCACCCAGGACGAGTTTGCCGAGCACCAGATCGTCGCCACGCTCGGCATGGTCACCGGCAACACCATCCGCTCGCGTCATATCGGCAAGGACATCCTGGCCGGGCTGCGCACCCTGGTCGGTGGCGAGATCACCGAATACACCAAGATGATGGCCGAGGCCCGCGAGCAGGCACTGGATCGCATGAAGATGCATGCCAAACGGCTGCAGGCCGACGGCATCGTCTGCGTGCGCTTCACCACCTCGCCGATCATGGCCGGCGCCGCGGAATTGCTGGCCTACGGCACGGCAGTCAAGCTGGCGCCGCGTGGCAGCCAGCCGCCACCGATGAAGCCGGCGGAGCCAGGTCAAGGTGCCCGCTGCTTCCGGTGA
- a CDS encoding tryptophan-rich sensory protein, translating to MSALHRSRWFLLPWALLPFLAALGGAAFPPDAWFAALIKPVWQPPNWLFGPVWTALYLMMGIAAGLVWLRGPSPLVRAALVAFGVQLLLNALWTPAFFGAHALGGALIVILALWLAIFTTIVRFARVSRWAAALLLPYLAWVSFATALNAELLRLNS from the coding sequence ATGTCTGCCCTGCACCGCTCCCGTTGGTTCCTGCTGCCTTGGGCCCTGCTGCCCTTTCTTGCCGCGCTGGGTGGTGCCGCCTTTCCACCGGATGCCTGGTTCGCGGCCTTGATCAAGCCGGTCTGGCAACCGCCCAACTGGCTGTTCGGGCCGGTGTGGACGGCGCTCTATCTGATGATGGGTATCGCCGCCGGGCTGGTCTGGCTGCGCGGGCCATCCCCACTGGTGCGAGCAGCGCTGGTCGCATTCGGCGTGCAACTGCTGCTCAATGCGCTGTGGACACCCGCCTTCTTCGGCGCCCATGCGCTCGGCGGCGCGCTGATCGTGATTCTGGCGCTGTGGCTGGCCATCTTCACCACCATCGTCCGCTTCGCCCGCGTCAGCCGCTGGGCGGCGGCGCTGCTGCTGCCGTACCTGGCTTGGGTGAGCTTTGCGACCGCGCTGAATGCCGAGTTGCTGCGGCTCAATAGCTGA
- the ettA gene encoding energy-dependent translational throttle protein EttA — translation MNYIYTMSGVSKVVPPRREIIKDISLSFFPGAKIGLLGLNGSGKSTVLRIMAGVDKDFVGEARPQPGIKVGYLEQEPRLDPEKTVRESVEEGLGEIFTAQAELDKVYEAYADPDADFEALAEKQARLEAILAAGDAHTMEQQLEQAADALRLPPWEAKTATLSGGEKRRVALCRLLLQRPDMLLLDEPTNHLDAESVEWLELFLARFPGTVVAVTHDRYFLDNAAEWILELDRGRGIPWKGNYSSWLSQKEERLRQEAQSEKARQKALARELEWVRQNAKGRQAKSKSRLAKFEELNSVEYQQRNETNEIYIPPGERLGDLVVEFRNVSKAFGDRLLIDNLSFRMPPGSIVGIIGPNGAGKSTLFKMITGEQKPDSGEVVIGPTVKLAYVDQSRDSLDADKNVWQAISGGSDILTIGKIEIQSRAYIGRFNFRGQDQQKLVGSLSGGERGRLHLAATLLQGGNLLLLDEPSNDLDIETLRALEDAILEFPGCVMVISHDRWFLDRIATHILSFEGNSHVEFFPGNYTEYEADKKRRLGEEGAKPHRLKYKPLTR, via the coding sequence GTGAACTACATCTACACCATGAGCGGCGTCAGCAAGGTGGTGCCGCCGCGCCGTGAAATCATCAAGGACATCTCGCTGTCCTTCTTTCCCGGCGCCAAGATCGGCCTGCTGGGCCTGAATGGTTCGGGCAAATCCACCGTGCTGCGCATCATGGCGGGCGTGGACAAGGACTTCGTCGGCGAGGCGCGACCCCAGCCTGGCATCAAGGTCGGCTACCTTGAGCAGGAGCCGCGCCTGGATCCGGAGAAGACCGTACGCGAGAGCGTCGAGGAGGGCCTGGGCGAAATCTTCACCGCGCAGGCCGAGCTGGACAAGGTCTATGAGGCCTATGCCGATCCGGACGCTGATTTCGAAGCCTTGGCCGAGAAGCAGGCACGCCTGGAAGCCATCCTCGCTGCTGGCGACGCCCACACCATGGAACAGCAGCTGGAGCAGGCGGCTGACGCCCTGCGCCTGCCGCCCTGGGAGGCCAAGACGGCCACCCTGTCGGGCGGTGAGAAGCGCCGCGTTGCGCTGTGCCGGCTGCTGCTGCAGCGCCCGGACATGCTGCTGCTCGACGAGCCCACCAACCATCTGGACGCCGAGTCGGTGGAATGGCTGGAGCTGTTCCTGGCGCGCTTCCCGGGCACCGTGGTGGCTGTCACCCATGACCGCTATTTTCTGGACAATGCCGCCGAGTGGATTCTCGAGCTGGACCGCGGTCGCGGCATACCCTGGAAGGGCAACTATTCTTCCTGGCTGAGCCAGAAAGAGGAGCGTCTGCGCCAGGAGGCCCAGAGCGAAAAGGCCCGCCAGAAGGCACTGGCGCGCGAGCTTGAGTGGGTGCGGCAGAACGCCAAGGGTCGGCAGGCCAAGAGCAAGTCGCGTCTGGCCAAGTTCGAGGAACTGAACTCGGTCGAATACCAGCAGCGCAATGAGACCAACGAAATCTACATCCCACCCGGCGAGCGCCTGGGTGATCTGGTCGTTGAATTCCGGAACGTATCCAAGGCCTTTGGCGACCGTCTGCTGATCGACAATCTGTCCTTCCGCATGCCGCCGGGCTCCATCGTCGGCATCATCGGCCCCAACGGCGCCGGCAAGTCGACGCTTTTCAAGATGATCACCGGCGAGCAGAAGCCGGATTCCGGCGAGGTCGTGATCGGCCCCACCGTCAAGCTGGCCTATGTCGACCAGTCGCGCGATTCGCTGGATGCCGACAAGAACGTCTGGCAGGCCATCTCCGGGGGCAGCGACATCCTCACCATCGGCAAGATCGAAATCCAGTCGCGCGCCTACATCGGCCGATTCAACTTCCGCGGCCAGGATCAGCAGAAGCTGGTCGGCTCGCTGTCCGGCGGTGAACGTGGGCGCCTGCATCTGGCGGCCACTCTGCTGCAGGGCGGCAATCTGCTGCTGCTCGACGAACCGTCCAACGATCTGGACATCGAGACCCTGCGTGCGCTGGAAGACGCCATCCTCGAGTTCCCGGGCTGCGTCATGGTCATTTCCCATGATCGCTGGTTCCTCGACCGCATCGCCACCCACATCCTGTCCTTCGAGGGCAACTCGCACGTCGAGTTCTTCCCCGGCAACTACACCGAGTACGAAGCCGACAAGAAACGCCGACTCGGCGAGGAAGGCGCCAAGCCGCATCGGTTGAAGTACAAGCCGCTGACGCGCTGA